A single Anatilimnocola floriformis DNA region contains:
- a CDS encoding terminase large subunit gives MEFELNGYDPFTHDGSFFYDEAAAEKPLAFAEKCLTHTKGEFARKPLILHPQHADYVRALFGFKHKETKLRRYRTTLYSAARGNAKTTLSSLLAHYLTYCDGEGGAETYLCASTAKQSAINFDIIKQQVVQSAKLRSRLEINESRSRILYRKNNSFCCSVSSEAGGAHGWNTQCCICDEVKNWRGQQGRDFWGAIETSMGKRRQPLLYISSTQSYEREGIWFDLYTYAKRVKEKPDVDFSFLPFIFELDAKDDWTNLEHIKKANPLWGTGVQPDYIKRMVAKAQTVASFENEFKREHCNLLVEQNNRFIKMQDWFACPQHDLDVANEWCVAALDTSSTKDLTALALYWPKSKYLRVWFWIPGESARQRSMRDGVDYESWIRNPLCNITFTKSKRIERDTIVSKIMELKGKYKLTGIAFDPWEGRVGLADDLHKKGIRMIEHGQSYSAMNAPTKQLEVLIATHELNKGNNPLLDWNFSNLCVQEHPNGFIRPVKPQEQAKRIDGCVATIMALGISKAITPVTIT, from the coding sequence ATGGAATTTGAATTAAACGGTTATGATCCGTTCACGCACGATGGCAGTTTCTTCTATGATGAAGCTGCTGCTGAGAAGCCCCTCGCCTTCGCTGAAAAATGTCTCACTCACACTAAGGGCGAGTTTGCCCGAAAGCCTCTGATTCTTCACCCGCAGCACGCTGATTATGTCCGTGCATTGTTCGGTTTCAAGCATAAAGAAACTAAGCTCAGAAGATACAGAACCACGCTTTACAGCGCTGCCCGTGGTAATGCCAAGACAACATTATCATCCCTGCTCGCTCATTATCTAACCTATTGCGATGGCGAAGGTGGTGCAGAAACCTACCTATGCGCCAGCACCGCAAAGCAATCCGCAATCAATTTTGACATTATCAAACAGCAGGTAGTGCAATCCGCTAAGCTTAGAAGCAGGCTTGAGATAAATGAAAGCAGATCACGTATTCTGTACCGCAAGAATAATAGCTTTTGCTGCTCAGTTTCTTCGGAAGCAGGCGGCGCTCACGGGTGGAATACTCAGTGTTGCATCTGCGATGAAGTTAAAAACTGGCGAGGCCAACAAGGTAGAGATTTCTGGGGAGCTATTGAAACTAGCATGGGCAAGCGGCGGCAGCCCCTGCTGTACATATCAAGCACGCAAAGCTATGAACGTGAGGGAATTTGGTTCGATCTGTACACGTATGCTAAGCGGGTGAAGGAGAAACCCGATGTTGATTTCTCTTTCCTGCCCTTCATATTTGAACTTGATGCCAAGGATGATTGGACCAATTTAGAGCATATCAAAAAGGCGAATCCGCTCTGGGGAACTGGGGTTCAGCCTGATTATATCAAGCGAATGGTGGCGAAGGCTCAGACAGTTGCCAGCTTTGAAAATGAATTCAAGCGGGAACATTGCAATCTGTTAGTTGAGCAGAACAATCGGTTTATCAAAATGCAGGATTGGTTCGCCTGCCCGCAGCATGATCTTGATGTTGCTAACGAATGGTGCGTTGCTGCTCTTGATACTTCCAGCACCAAAGACCTAACAGCGCTCGCATTGTACTGGCCTAAATCCAAATACCTGCGGGTATGGTTCTGGATACCGGGCGAAAGTGCCCGGCAGCGATCAATGCGGGATGGTGTTGATTATGAATCGTGGATCAGGAACCCGCTTTGCAATATCACGTTCACGAAGTCCAAGCGAATCGAGCGTGACACGATAGTAAGCAAGATCATGGAGCTAAAGGGCAAATATAAACTCACTGGTATTGCCTTCGATCCGTGGGAAGGGCGGGTAGGTCTGGCTGATGATCTTCATAAAAAAGGCATCCGTATGATCGAACACGGGCAGAGTTATTCCGCTATGAATGCGCCCACGAAGCAGCTTGAAGTTCTTATTGCTACGCACGAATTGAACAAGGGCAATAACCCTCTGCTCGATTGGAACTTCTCTAATCTATGCGTGCAGGAGCATCCAAACGGGTTTATCAGGCCAGTAAAGCCGCAGGAGCAGGCCAAGCGTATTGATGGCTGCGTGGCAACGATCATGGCTTTAGGCATATCAAAAGCAATAACTCCTGTAACAATCACCTAG
- a CDS encoding P27 family phage terminase small subunit has product MSAAKSLTLKLLEGHPNQAALRPNMQATGEPVKPDLGPHGSALWDEIVPQLREQGIATSIDAGALESLCFWWDVFKSSQDKLAAVEDITGTDASRAMNFISKAFDNYRRLAQQFGLTAQARNSVSSAPVGDDAGDFFS; this is encoded by the coding sequence ATGAGCGCTGCCAAATCCCTCACCCTCAAGCTCCTTGAAGGGCACCCGAATCAGGCCGCATTGCGGCCGAACATGCAGGCCACGGGCGAACCCGTTAAGCCCGATCTAGGCCCGCACGGCAGCGCATTGTGGGATGAGATCGTGCCGCAGCTTAGGGAGCAAGGCATTGCCACGAGCATTGATGCGGGCGCTCTGGAATCCCTTTGCTTCTGGTGGGATGTATTCAAATCCTCGCAGGACAAGCTCGCAGCGGTGGAAGACATCACGGGCACCGATGCAAGCAGGGCTATGAATTTCATTAGCAAGGCTTTTGATAACTATCGCAGGCTTGCTCAGCAGTTCGGACTAACAGCACAGGCCCGCAATAGCGTGAGCAGCGCTCCCGTGGGCGATGATGCGGGGGATTTCTTCTCATGA
- a CDS encoding carbon storage regulator produces the protein MLRITRKLYESFVIQVPPSDKPQKVKVIVSNLQRIDDDRVGLAIDAHRDITILRSELIDNAAP, from the coding sequence ATGTTGCGAATAACAAGAAAGCTATATGAATCGTTTGTCATTCAGGTTCCACCATCGGACAAGCCGCAGAAGGTCAAGGTAATAGTATCAAACCTGCAACGCATTGATGATGATAGGGTTGGCCTAGCTATTGATGCCCATAGGGACATCACTATCCTGCGATCAGAGTTGATTGATAATGCTGCCCCCTAG
- a CDS encoding PA0069 family radical SAM protein, with protein MNAGLDFETRIMVKHDAPQLLRKELNKKSWQPEPIMISGVTDCYQPAERQFKLTRGILEVLLEAEQPFTLITKNSLILRDLDLFREFARRNLTAVAISITTLDAELARTMEPRTATPAAKLRAIRELTAAGVPVRVMNAPIIPGLNDHEIPAVLTAARDAGATSAGYVMLRLPWAVSPIFTAWLREHRPLQAEKVEALVKSVRGGKLYDAEWSQRMKGSGPYAEGIARTFKAFCHKLQLNQPEPELDCSRFRPPRLPGGQMKLF; from the coding sequence ATGAACGCGGGGCTAGACTTCGAAACGCGGATCATGGTGAAGCACGACGCGCCGCAGTTGCTGCGTAAGGAGCTTAACAAGAAATCGTGGCAGCCCGAGCCGATCATGATCTCTGGCGTGACCGATTGTTATCAGCCCGCCGAAAGGCAATTCAAATTGACGCGCGGCATTCTCGAAGTGCTGCTCGAAGCCGAGCAGCCTTTCACGCTGATCACGAAGAACTCGCTCATCCTCCGCGATCTCGATTTGTTTCGCGAGTTTGCCCGCCGCAATCTGACCGCCGTGGCTATCAGCATCACCACGCTCGATGCCGAACTGGCTCGTACCATGGAACCGCGCACGGCGACCCCCGCGGCGAAGTTGCGGGCCATTCGCGAACTGACGGCGGCAGGTGTGCCCGTTCGCGTGATGAACGCGCCGATCATTCCCGGTCTGAATGATCACGAGATTCCCGCAGTATTGACCGCGGCCCGCGATGCGGGCGCCACGAGTGCTGGCTATGTGATGCTGCGATTGCCTTGGGCCGTCTCGCCGATCTTCACGGCTTGGCTGCGCGAGCATCGGCCTTTGCAGGCAGAGAAAGTCGAAGCGCTCGTGAAGTCGGTTCGTGGCGGCAAGCTTTACGACGCCGAATGGAGCCAACGCATGAAAGGATCCGGCCCGTACGCCGAAGGGATCGCACGGACATTCAAAGCGTTTTGTCACAAACTGCAACTCAACCAGCCCGAACCCGAACTCGATTGCAGCCGATTTCGTCCGCCACGCCTGCCCGGTGGTCAAATGAAACTGTTTTAG
- a CDS encoding YodC family protein, translating into MAIIDKIGINLRVPQETIENIGQTMGALRKIARQVEDNNMDGEQVKNIFFDKLESGELKQADADEFHRCTGLSCGAGEVCVHAGKHTIVVSKVFPVLDWIKDTVGETFQPGDIVRLKSGGPLMVIGERVTNALVLCSWCDEGEDMNKWGQLHSETLATATLVKAETTEIVTDVRIFGNSITMQKQRAYITPAGESEWKTIHVGSPCEDD; encoded by the coding sequence ATGGCAATCATAGACAAGATCGGAATTAACCTGCGTGTGCCGCAGGAAACAATTGAGAATATAGGACAAACAATGGGAGCCCTGCGCAAGATCGCACGGCAAGTAGAGGACAACAATATGGACGGCGAACAAGTTAAGAATATATTCTTTGATAAGCTCGAATCGGGCGAATTGAAGCAAGCTGATGCCGATGAATTTCATCGCTGCACTGGCCTCTCGTGTGGTGCCGGTGAAGTGTGTGTTCATGCTGGTAAGCACACGATTGTAGTTTCAAAGGTGTTCCCTGTTCTTGATTGGATTAAGGATACCGTAGGCGAAACCTTCCAGCCCGGTGACATTGTGCGCCTCAAGAGCGGTGGGCCGCTGATGGTTATTGGCGAGCGTGTTACTAATGCACTCGTGCTTTGCTCTTGGTGTGATGAGGGCGAAGATATGAATAAATGGGGTCAATTACACTCTGAGACATTGGCCACCGCCACCCTCGTGAAGGCTGAGACCACAGAAATCGTTACCGATGTGCGAATCTTTGGCAATTCAATCACGATGCAAAAGCAGCGTGCGTATATCACGCCTGCCGGTGAAAGTGAATGGAAAACGATTCACGTAGGCAGCCCCTGCGAGGATGATTAA
- a CDS encoding HNH endonuclease → MTELCLLNFGLTFYGDNIGMDDYHPELPSDPPKETKAKKLSQGPSARRKRKRERMMRQHPYCTYCGLKLNNENSTLDHIRPISRGGTNHDDNLVLSCRKCNAEKGDQLHHKWLRKKKNRMKRFAKGKDGI, encoded by the coding sequence ATGACAGAACTATGCTTACTAAATTTCGGTCTTACTTTCTATGGAGACAATATCGGAATGGATGATTACCACCCTGAGCTTCCTTCCGATCCGCCAAAGGAAACAAAAGCAAAGAAGCTATCCCAAGGTCCAAGCGCCCGCCGCAAACGGAAGCGTGAGCGAATGATGCGGCAGCATCCCTATTGCACATACTGCGGACTGAAGCTCAATAACGAGAATTCTACGCTCGATCACATCAGGCCAATAAGCAGAGGCGGGACAAATCATGATGATAATCTTGTCTTGTCATGCAGAAAGTGCAACGCAGAAAAAGGCGATCAGCTACATCACAAGTGGCTTCGCAAGAAAAAGAATCGTATGAAGCGATTCGCAAAAGGAAAGGATGGAATTTGA
- the sppA gene encoding signal peptide peptidase SppA — protein sequence MSQMPPNYQPQPIIIRQGGGVLWAIAAILGWMGLFLAGLIIIVQWAAFASSDSSSSIDEKYVSGSKSASDKIAVISIEGVIMEGDGFVKQQIDHVRDDEDVKAIVVRVDSPGGTVTGSDFIYHHLKKLKNEKKIPLVVSMGSMAASGGYYVSMAVEDQDNSIFAEPTTTTGSIGVIIPHYNVAGLMKKYDVVDDSIASHERKQMLSMTRELSPENRAIIQSYVDESFGRFKDIVKSGRPAFRKDGAALDTLATGEIFSADQALKHGLVDKIGFIEEAIDRALELAKLQKDSVRVVKYKKPASLLGSIGAAEAKQLAGLQEMNSAAGLLELSTPRAFYLFSSFPTMAVSKRAD from the coding sequence ATGTCGCAAATGCCGCCGAATTATCAGCCGCAACCCATCATCATTCGCCAAGGTGGCGGCGTGCTCTGGGCCATCGCCGCCATCCTGGGTTGGATGGGCCTGTTCCTGGCGGGGCTGATCATCATTGTTCAATGGGCTGCCTTTGCGAGCTCCGATAGCTCGAGCAGCATCGACGAGAAGTATGTCTCCGGCAGCAAAAGCGCCAGCGACAAGATCGCGGTCATCTCGATCGAAGGGGTGATCATGGAAGGGGACGGCTTCGTCAAGCAGCAGATCGATCACGTGCGCGATGACGAAGACGTGAAGGCGATCGTAGTGCGAGTCGATTCGCCCGGCGGCACGGTGACCGGCAGCGACTTCATTTATCACCATTTGAAGAAGCTCAAGAACGAAAAGAAGATTCCGCTCGTCGTGAGCATGGGCAGCATGGCCGCCAGCGGTGGTTACTACGTGTCGATGGCCGTTGAGGATCAAGACAACTCGATCTTCGCCGAGCCGACCACGACGACCGGTTCGATCGGCGTGATTATTCCGCACTACAACGTGGCGGGCTTGATGAAGAAGTACGACGTGGTCGACGATTCGATCGCCAGCCACGAGCGGAAGCAGATGCTGAGCATGACCCGCGAGCTGTCGCCCGAAAATCGAGCCATCATTCAATCGTACGTCGATGAATCGTTCGGCCGCTTCAAGGACATCGTCAAATCGGGCCGACCCGCCTTTCGCAAGGATGGTGCTGCTCTCGATACGCTCGCCACAGGCGAAATTTTCTCTGCCGATCAGGCTCTGAAGCACGGTCTGGTCGATAAGATCGGGTTTATCGAAGAAGCCATCGATCGGGCGCTGGAACTGGCCAAGCTGCAGAAGGATAGCGTTCGCGTGGTAAAATACAAAAAGCCCGCGTCGCTCCTCGGCAGCATCGGCGCTGCCGAAGCCAAGCAACTGGCGGGCCTGCAAGAAATGAACAGCGCGGCAGGACTGCTGGAGCTGTCGACGCCGCGGGCGTTCTACTTGTTCTCGTCGTTTCCCACGATGGCAGTCAGCAAGCGAGCCGACTAA
- a CDS encoding CopG family transcriptional regulator translates to MNKYKSNPKHVVSVQLDADTLKNIDKRIDSLAVQGMTDCSRSQVVRWALTEYFKKPVKVANELP, encoded by the coding sequence ATGAATAAATACAAATCAAACCCTAAGCACGTAGTATCGGTGCAGCTTGATGCTGACACCTTAAAGAACATTGATAAGCGTATCGATTCGCTCGCAGTGCAAGGCATGACAGATTGCTCACGCTCGCAGGTAGTCCGGTGGGCGCTCACAGAATACTTCAAAAAGCCAGTGAAGGTTGCTAATGAATTGCCTTAG
- a CDS encoding recombinase family protein, protein MKVCLYLRMSSDQQELSIERQQRDAIAFCKAKGYEIVAIYIDEGKSGSKDVHKRLNFLRMIREAPAANWERIICVNTNRFGRLNSITGAKYKEALVDAGKILETIENGVIDWNTMQGRIVDAIRSELDHEYSVNQASATTSGRNNVMDLGYWPHGKVPYGYDRIYFYEGKEVARIKRTAKASGIKARGWHLKLEKNEEEAKIIQWIFDTFCDGDSRSMRGIARKLNEQGIPSPGGGSWDKDAVKDILTKRVYIGQCSPGYRRTKKTHFKRMEKRVKENSAPIIIKSRKVFDRVQELVRKQGEFRPARQLHGNGALSGVLVCGHCGYRMEKRARKYRSGEKYVTYACSTASQRPQGCTCRQWSVTERAILPFVIHKLIESVDSEVLKVLRAKPAAVKPNPAGLADRAAELKKQIAKGVKNYTQVGDEDLKDLQDYVKTLRTELAGIEAAESAASDPKNETGFSDWWRGVRAKLVCIQPAAPHHGSERDAPGEVAERLVLNGEVFGSGIYAEPMALRSLLNDLGLRVELFWTSTGRYSELDRARIQAEFGEQGLDGKNATLVLVMKRSA, encoded by the coding sequence GTGAAAGTTTGTCTGTATCTTCGCATGAGTAGCGATCAACAGGAATTGAGCATTGAGCGGCAGCAACGGGATGCAATCGCATTCTGTAAAGCGAAGGGCTATGAAATCGTTGCCATTTATATCGATGAAGGAAAGAGCGGTAGCAAAGATGTTCATAAGCGGCTGAACTTCCTGCGTATGATTCGGGAAGCTCCTGCGGCAAATTGGGAGCGTATTATCTGCGTGAATACTAATCGCTTCGGGCGATTGAATAGCATTACGGGGGCGAAGTACAAGGAAGCTCTTGTTGATGCCGGGAAGATTCTGGAAACTATTGAAAACGGTGTGATTGATTGGAATACGATGCAGGGACGTATCGTTGATGCGATCCGCAGCGAGCTAGATCATGAATACTCTGTAAATCAGGCCAGCGCTACTACTTCAGGCCGCAACAATGTAATGGATTTGGGATATTGGCCGCACGGCAAAGTTCCCTATGGCTATGACCGCATTTACTTTTATGAAGGCAAGGAAGTGGCACGGATCAAGCGAACTGCTAAAGCTTCGGGCATTAAAGCGAGGGGCTGGCACTTGAAGCTTGAGAAGAATGAAGAGGAAGCAAAAATCATACAGTGGATTTTTGATACTTTCTGCGATGGTGATTCCCGCAGCATGCGAGGAATCGCCCGCAAACTCAATGAGCAAGGCATTCCCTCGCCCGGTGGCGGCAGTTGGGATAAGGATGCAGTGAAAGACATTCTTACTAAGCGGGTTTATATCGGGCAATGCTCGCCCGGTTACAGGCGAACTAAAAAGACCCATTTCAAGAGGATGGAAAAACGAGTTAAGGAAAACAGCGCTCCGATCATCATCAAGAGCAGGAAAGTTTTTGATCGGGTGCAGGAGCTTGTGCGGAAGCAAGGCGAATTCAGGCCCGCACGGCAATTGCACGGCAATGGCGCTCTTTCCGGTGTGCTTGTTTGTGGTCACTGCGGTTACAGGATGGAAAAACGTGCCCGGAAGTATCGGAGCGGTGAGAAGTATGTCACCTATGCTTGCAGTACAGCCTCGCAGCGCCCGCAAGGATGCACCTGTAGGCAATGGAGCGTGACAGAGCGGGCAATTCTCCCGTTTGTTATTCACAAGCTTATTGAATCGGTGGATTCCGAAGTGCTGAAAGTCCTGCGAGCTAAACCGGCAGCGGTGAAACCTAATCCCGCTGGCCTCGCAGATCGTGCCGCTGAACTCAAGAAACAGATTGCTAAAGGCGTGAAGAATTACACGCAGGTAGGTGATGAAGACTTGAAAGACCTTCAGGATTACGTGAAGACTTTGCGGACGGAACTTGCCGGAATTGAGGCTGCGGAATCCGCTGCGAGCGATCCGAAAAATGAGACCGGGTTTAGCGATTGGTGGCGAGGGGTTCGGGCGAAGCTCGTTTGCATACAGCCCGCAGCGCCGCATCACGGGAGCGAGCGAGATGCACCGGGCGAAGTGGCTGAGCGCCTCGTGCTAAATGGCGAAGTGTTCGGGAGCGGGATTTATGCCGAACCGATGGCGCTACGCTCCCTGCTAAATGATTTGGGCCTTCGGGTGGAACTTTTTTGGACTTCTACCGGGCGATACAGCGAATTAGACCGGGCGAGAATACAGGCGGAATTTGGCGAGCAGGGCTTAGATGGCAAGAATGCTACGCTCGTCCTGGTCATGAAACGCTCGGCATGA
- a CDS encoding DNA cytosine methyltransferase yields MNYLDLFSGIGGFALGAQWAGITFDNHLNSDIDAFCNKVYAHHFPGSINLGDITAISGHELREQYGKEWCISGGFPCQDISSAGKREGITGSRSGLWFQYHRLIIELRPKFIIIENVQGLFNRGFYEVLTGLANCGYDAEWQTVQANWWGLPHYRRRLFITAYPTGIRCHAIPESLQAKRSVANSTQFNCEADRIPISTLGQDAKATGLVCGEPLVLRRDDGLSAQLHKHHLARVKALGNSIVPYAARDIFIRWKQTWKSE; encoded by the coding sequence GTGAATTACTTAGATTTATTTAGCGGCATCGGTGGCTTCGCACTTGGCGCACAATGGGCCGGAATCACTTTTGATAATCACTTGAACAGTGATATTGATGCCTTTTGTAACAAGGTCTACGCCCATCACTTTCCCGGTTCAATAAATCTCGGAGACATCACAGCAATATCAGGCCACGAGCTTCGGGAGCAATATGGGAAAGAATGGTGCATCAGCGGGGGTTTCCCGTGCCAAGACATCAGCAGCGCTGGCAAGCGTGAAGGAATCACCGGAAGCCGCTCCGGTTTATGGTTTCAATATCACAGGCTTATTATTGAACTCCGCCCCAAGTTCATCATCATCGAAAACGTGCAAGGCTTGTTCAATAGAGGATTTTATGAAGTCCTCACGGGCTTGGCCAACTGCGGGTATGATGCGGAATGGCAAACTGTACAAGCGAATTGGTGGGGACTGCCACACTATCGTAGAAGGCTCTTTATTACTGCCTACCCCACGGGCATTCGATGCCACGCAATTCCAGAATCATTGCAGGCCAAGCGAAGTGTGGCCAACAGCACGCAATTTAACTGCGAGGCTGATCGGATACCAATATCAACTCTCGGACAAGATGCCAAAGCCACCGGGCTGGTTTGTGGCGAACCCCTTGTTCTTAGAAGAGATGATGGGCTATCCGCACAATTACACAAACATCATTTAGCACGGGTAAAGGCTCTGGGCAATTCGATAGTGCCCTACGCTGCTCGTGACATATTCATAAGGTGGAAACAAACATGGAAATCGGAATAA
- a CDS encoding DUF58 domain-containing protein, translating to MERLNQWLTQNADLLNHYSVLIVLLAVLPLAILAWTRRTFPHVAAIAICGIPVVLTFALLIDKRLLGAVLVVDAIIPLILLIDFFTIPNQKSLKIERQALKIASLQKPHRVTLMVSNVSPRAFSVWVRDDVPQEFTAEPKEFVLRLGSRSRSTVHYDLVASRRGAYTMSCVHVRVRSLFGFWKRFYKYPAPSLIHVYPDMKQLSEFAILARTNRLSLMGVRRTRKVGTENDFERLRDYTLDDNHKFIDWRASARRNKLTVKDFQTSQSQRLIFLVDCGRLMTNVASGISLLDHSLNAVLMLSYVALRQGDSVGMICFSDKVMSFVPPRGGMNQMNQLLHSSFDRFPQLVESRYDDAFLHLHTHCKKRSLVVLITSVIDEVNSHQVQSYLGNVVGQHLPLGVLLRDHHLFDAADRDPRSEEELFKAAAAAEILSWRHQVLRDLEHTGVLSLDVFPEDMTAPLVNSYLNIKARHLL from the coding sequence ATGGAACGCCTCAATCAATGGCTGACCCAGAACGCCGATCTGCTCAATCACTACTCCGTGCTGATTGTGTTGCTCGCGGTGCTGCCACTCGCAATCCTTGCTTGGACACGGCGGACGTTTCCGCACGTCGCGGCGATCGCGATCTGCGGCATCCCGGTCGTGTTGACGTTTGCCCTGCTGATCGACAAGCGGCTGCTTGGCGCTGTGCTCGTGGTCGATGCCATCATTCCGCTCATTCTGCTGATCGACTTCTTTACGATCCCCAATCAAAAATCGCTCAAGATCGAGCGGCAGGCTCTGAAGATTGCCTCGCTGCAAAAGCCACATCGCGTCACATTAATGGTTTCGAACGTCAGCCCACGGGCCTTTTCGGTGTGGGTGCGCGACGACGTGCCGCAGGAGTTCACGGCCGAGCCGAAGGAGTTTGTGCTCAGGCTTGGCTCGCGCAGTCGATCGACAGTCCATTACGACCTGGTCGCCAGTCGCCGCGGCGCTTACACCATGTCGTGCGTGCACGTACGTGTCCGCAGCCTGTTCGGTTTTTGGAAACGCTTCTACAAATATCCCGCGCCGAGCCTGATTCATGTTTATCCCGACATGAAGCAGTTGTCGGAGTTCGCAATCCTGGCTCGCACCAACCGCCTCAGCTTGATGGGCGTGCGGCGCACGCGAAAAGTCGGCACCGAAAATGATTTCGAACGCCTCCGCGATTACACGCTCGACGACAATCACAAGTTCATCGATTGGCGGGCCAGTGCGCGGCGGAACAAACTGACAGTCAAAGATTTTCAGACGAGTCAGAGCCAGCGATTGATTTTTCTCGTCGACTGCGGCCGTTTGATGACGAACGTCGCTTCCGGCATCAGCCTGCTCGATCATTCGCTCAATGCGGTGCTCATGCTCAGCTATGTCGCACTGCGGCAAGGCGATTCGGTGGGCATGATCTGCTTTTCCGACAAGGTAATGTCGTTCGTGCCCCCACGCGGCGGCATGAACCAAATGAACCAACTATTGCATTCCTCGTTCGATCGTTTTCCGCAGTTGGTCGAGTCGCGCTACGATGATGCCTTCCTGCATCTTCACACCCACTGCAAGAAGCGGTCGCTGGTGGTGCTGATCACGAGCGTGATCGACGAAGTCAACTCGCACCAGGTACAGAGCTACCTGGGAAATGTGGTAGGCCAGCATCTGCCACTGGGCGTGCTGCTGCGGGATCATCATTTGTTCGATGCCGCCGATCGCGATCCGCGCAGCGAAGAGGAACTCTTTAAGGCGGCTGCCGCAGCGGAAATCCTCTCCTGGCGGCATCAAGTGCTGCGCGATCTGGAGCACACGGGTGTGCTCAGCCTTGATGTTTTCCCAGAGGATATGACGGCTCCGCTGGTAAATTCGTACCTAAACATCAAGGCGCGTCATTTGCTGTAG
- a CDS encoding HNH endonuclease signature motif containing protein, which produces MLKVNRIKLANNPLCEDCEEQGITRPASEVHHIVKPNGNPELMYSLNNLKSLCKSCHSKRTQRGE; this is translated from the coding sequence ATGCTGAAGGTGAACCGGATCAAGCTTGCGAATAACCCGCTATGCGAAGATTGCGAGGAGCAAGGCATCACGAGGCCCGCAAGCGAAGTGCATCATATTGTAAAGCCCAATGGCAACCCTGAACTGATGTACTCGCTCAATAACTTAAAATCACTATGTAAATCGTGCCACAGTAAGCGCACGCAGAGGGGAGAATGA